Proteins encoded in a region of the Clostridium butyricum genome:
- a CDS encoding bacteriohemerythrin — MYEMKDEFKTGIDFIDEQHARLFEIANEAYTLLKNDFTIDKYDKVIDLVDELRDYTVFHFNAEEEYMDSINYKRRFTQKIEHDAFIKKINEVDYKTIDSNPDKYILELLELLNQWLTGHILHNDKLISKES, encoded by the coding sequence ATGTATGAAATGAAAGATGAATTTAAAACTGGAATTGATTTTATTGATGAGCAACATGCAAGATTATTTGAAATAGCAAATGAAGCATATACTCTTCTAAAAAATGATTTTACAATAGACAAATATGATAAAGTCATAGACTTAGTTGATGAATTAAGGGATTATACTGTTTTTCACTTTAATGCAGAAGAAGAATATATGGACAGCATCAACTATAAAAGACGTTTTACTCAAAAAATAGAGCATGATGCCTTCATAAAAAAAATAAATGAAGTAGATTATAAAACTATAGATAGTAATCCTGATAAATATATTCTAGAATTGCTTGAATTACTTAATCAATGGCTTACTGGTCATATTCTTCATAATGACAAACTAATTAGCAAAGAAAGTTAA
- a CDS encoding peptidase U32 family protein: MKKPELLAPAGNLEKLKTAITFGADAVYLGGSKLNLRAFADNFTNEQLKEGVEYAHARGRKVYVTLNIIPHDSDIAGIEDYLRELYELKVDAVLVADPGLMTIVKNTVPDLEIHLSTQANCLNYEAAKFWHRAGVSRVVTAREMTYDELKELRRELPDTCEIEAFVHGAMCMGFSGKCMLSNYLTGRDSNRGACAQPCRYKYHLYEEDENGEMHEISNNIDILDENTNFCTDPSQKIKVVDDESKIEIEPHGVHLMNSKDLCMIEHIPELMECGIDSLKIEGRMKSVYYVASVVKAYRQAIDKYMSDPENYKYDPEWMDYLLKPSHRPFTTGFYFDDEVKQTYGSATYIQSYDIVGVVIEYDSENKIATINQKNKVLNGVDVEVLETEGENRIINLKDMRRKSDGESIESANVPQMIFTIQCDEELKIGDILIKSKK, from the coding sequence ATGAAAAAACCAGAACTTTTAGCTCCAGCAGGAAACTTGGAGAAACTTAAAACGGCAATAACATTTGGTGCAGATGCTGTATACTTAGGAGGAAGCAAGTTAAACCTTAGAGCTTTTGCAGATAATTTTACAAATGAACAGTTAAAAGAGGGAGTAGAGTATGCTCATGCAAGAGGAAGAAAGGTTTATGTTACATTAAACATAATACCTCATGATAGTGATATTGCAGGAATAGAAGATTACTTAAGAGAACTTTATGAATTAAAAGTTGATGCAGTTCTTGTTGCAGATCCGGGTCTTATGACAATAGTAAAAAATACAGTCCCAGATTTAGAAATACATTTAAGCACTCAGGCAAACTGCTTAAATTATGAAGCTGCAAAATTTTGGCATAGAGCAGGTGTCAGTAGAGTAGTTACAGCACGTGAAATGACTTATGATGAATTAAAAGAATTAAGAAGAGAACTTCCAGATACATGTGAAATAGAAGCATTTGTTCATGGAGCAATGTGTATGGGCTTTTCGGGAAAATGTATGCTTTCTAATTATTTAACAGGTAGAGATTCAAATAGAGGGGCATGTGCACAGCCATGTAGATATAAATATCATCTTTACGAAGAAGATGAGAATGGTGAAATGCATGAGATTTCTAATAATATAGATATATTAGACGAAAATACTAATTTTTGTACTGATCCTTCACAGAAAATTAAAGTTGTAGATGATGAAAGCAAAATTGAAATAGAACCCCATGGAGTTCATTTAATGAACTCGAAGGATTTATGTATGATAGAACATATTCCAGAACTTATGGAGTGTGGAATAGATTCATTAAAAATTGAAGGAAGAATGAAGAGTGTTTATTATGTTGCATCTGTAGTAAAAGCTTACAGACAAGCAATTGATAAATATATGAGTGATCCGGAAAATTATAAGTATGATCCAGAATGGATGGATTATCTTTTAAAACCAAGTCATAGACCATTTACAACAGGATTTTATTTTGATGACGAAGTTAAGCAAACCTATGGAAGTGCTACATATATACAAAGCTATGATATTGTTGGAGTTGTAATAGAATATGATTCTGAAAATAAAATAGCAACAATAAATCAAAAAAATAAAGTTTTAAATGGTGTAGACGTAGAAGTTTTAGAGACTGAAGGAGAGAATAGAATTATAAACTTAAAAGATATGAGAAGAAAATCTGATGGGGAAAGTATAGAGAGTGCTAACGTACCTCAAATGATTTTTACGATTCAGTGCGATGAAGAACTTAAAATAGGTGATATTCTAATAAAAAGTAAGAAATAA
- a CDS encoding M3 family oligoendopeptidase, whose amino-acid sequence MELNWSLKEIYEGFESNEFTTDLETLDRIIKDINVWVDFLPRDKEHQVENLENYIKKFTIFNDLRDKLSMFINLKLSVNTQDKIGLKYSDILEHKLTGIVESNTKIERYISSIKDIDECINQSVYLKEHEYILKEIIKTSSYLLSEKEENIIASMRNTGSNAWIKLKDNLISNLMVEIQEDNEVRKLPLTVVLNMAYDKDENIRKMAYEAEINSYKKIEEGVCASLNGIKGEVLTVCRLKNFKSPLEESLLKSRMNEKTLEVMLEAMKESFPIFRKYLKRKAEILGHKNGLPFYDLYAPVCECNMEYTYDEAVKFVEKNFRTFSDKLGDYVLKAVNNNWIDVMPKEGKVGGAFCENLQFIGESRFLLNFGGSFSDVVTLAHELGHGFHGECLKNETTMNSYYPMPIAETASTFCETIIKRAALKNADKKQALAILEAEISDCTQVIVDIYSRFIFESKFFEKREESALSVDEIKELMINAQKESYGDGLDRDYLHPYMWTWKPHYYDPEYNYYNFPYAFGLLFARGLYEKYKNDKENFVDEYEKLLSITGKNNLEDITKTMGIDITKKEFWKSSLKTIEDDIELFIELSKK is encoded by the coding sequence ATGGAGTTAAATTGGAGCTTAAAAGAAATATATGAAGGTTTTGAAAGTAATGAATTCACTACAGATTTAGAAACTTTGGATAGGATTATAAAGGATATAAATGTATGGGTGGACTTTTTACCAAGAGATAAAGAACACCAGGTTGAAAATTTAGAAAACTATATAAAAAAATTTACAATATTTAATGATTTAAGAGATAAGTTATCTATGTTTATAAATCTTAAGCTCAGTGTTAATACTCAAGATAAGATTGGACTAAAATACAGTGATATTTTGGAACATAAATTAACTGGTATAGTTGAAAGTAATACAAAAATAGAAAGATATATAAGTTCCATTAAAGATATAGATGAATGTATAAATCAATCTGTATATTTAAAGGAACATGAGTATATATTGAAAGAAATTATAAAAACAAGCTCTTATTTATTAAGTGAGAAGGAAGAAAATATAATAGCTAGTATGAGAAATACTGGATCAAATGCTTGGATTAAATTAAAAGATAACTTAATATCCAACCTTATGGTTGAAATACAAGAAGATAATGAAGTTAGAAAACTTCCATTAACAGTTGTATTAAATATGGCTTATGATAAAGATGAAAACATTAGAAAAATGGCATACGAGGCTGAAATTAATTCTTATAAGAAGATTGAAGAAGGTGTTTGTGCATCTTTAAATGGTATTAAAGGTGAAGTTCTTACTGTATGCAGACTAAAAAATTTCAAATCTCCATTAGAAGAAAGTCTTTTAAAATCTAGGATGAATGAAAAGACATTAGAAGTAATGCTTGAAGCAATGAAAGAAAGTTTCCCTATTTTTAGAAAATATCTAAAGAGAAAAGCTGAAATTCTTGGACATAAAAATGGCTTGCCTTTTTATGATTTATATGCACCAGTATGTGAATGTAATATGGAGTACACATACGATGAAGCTGTAAAATTTGTTGAGAAAAACTTCAGAACATTTAGTGATAAGTTAGGAGATTATGTATTAAAGGCTGTAAATAACAACTGGATAGATGTAATGCCTAAAGAAGGCAAGGTTGGAGGTGCTTTTTGTGAAAATCTTCAATTTATAGGTGAAAGCAGATTTTTATTAAACTTTGGAGGAAGTTTCAGTGATGTTGTTACATTAGCTCATGAACTTGGCCATGGTTTTCATGGTGAATGTTTAAAAAATGAAACAACAATGAATTCATATTATCCAATGCCTATTGCAGAAACAGCATCCACATTTTGTGAAACAATAATAAAAAGAGCAGCTTTAAAAAATGCAGATAAAAAACAAGCACTTGCAATACTAGAAGCAGAAATAAGTGATTGTACACAAGTAATTGTAGATATATATTCAAGATTCATTTTTGAAAGTAAGTTTTTTGAGAAAAGGGAAGAAAGTGCATTAAGTGTAGATGAAATTAAAGAGCTTATGATAAATGCACAAAAAGAATCATATGGAGATGGTCTTGATAGGGATTATCTACATCCATATATGTGGACTTGGAAACCACATTATTATGATCCAGAATATAATTATTATAATTTTCCTTATGCATTTGGTTTACTTTTTGCTAGAGGATTGTATGAAAAATACAAAAATGATAAAGAAAATTTTGTAGATGAGTATGAAAAACTTCTAAGTATCACTGGAAAAAATAATTTAGAAGATATAACAAAAACTATGGGAATAGACATAACAAAAAAAGAATTTTGGAAATCTTCATTAAAAACAATTGAAGATGATATTGAGTTATTTATAGAATTGAGTAAAAAATAG
- a CDS encoding L,D-transpeptidase family protein, whose protein sequence is MITEANKGIGFSRVFATVFCSLFIMLGSLCLSYQTVYAQTSKDDESKIAASSESSYVLTLIERGNIKEKITGSDINLKTINEQSKEVSFDYNLLNNVINNLSCFDENNIIESKNAKLEYVGNRYIIRKEIYGTEIDKNILYQNIVSAIKNGQKTINLNSINCYKDPVYTSTSQAVINAQNTLNRYVSSKISYNYGTDGSVLDGNTIKDWIYINGEFQITILEGKVREYVDSIADNYSSSLGYTIPVSGGSSGNNHSWSVDRVAETSALIENIKNGQNITKNPAFVQNSYASYYKTLGNTFVEVDMGRQYLWFYKNGYVVAEGDIVTGNMSLEGCPTPTGVYTLNSRQKDTVLIGPDYQSPVSFWMPFIGNSIGLHDASWRWNFGGDIYKNNGSHGCINLPYSLAQTIYNNISVGTPVICFY, encoded by the coding sequence ATGATAACAGAAGCAAATAAAGGAATAGGATTTTCAAGAGTATTTGCTACAGTTTTTTGTAGTTTATTTATTATGCTTGGGAGTCTATGCTTAAGCTATCAAACAGTTTATGCACAAACAAGCAAAGATGATGAAAGTAAAATAGCAGCTTCTTCTGAAAGCAGTTATGTTTTAACTTTAATTGAACGAGGAAACATTAAAGAAAAAATAACAGGATCAGATATAAATTTAAAAACTATTAATGAACAATCTAAAGAAGTTTCTTTTGATTATAATTTATTAAATAATGTTATTAATAATCTTTCATGTTTTGATGAAAATAATATAATTGAATCAAAGAATGCAAAGCTAGAATATGTAGGGAACCGATATATAATAAGAAAAGAGATTTATGGAACTGAAATTGATAAAAATATTTTATATCAAAATATTGTAAGCGCAATAAAGAATGGACAAAAAACAATTAATTTAAATTCTATAAATTGTTATAAGGATCCTGTATATACTTCTACTTCACAAGCAGTTATAAATGCACAGAATACTCTTAATAGATATGTTTCTTCAAAGATATCATATAACTATGGTACAGATGGTAGTGTTCTTGATGGAAACACTATAAAGGATTGGATATACATTAATGGTGAATTTCAGATAACAATTCTTGAAGGAAAAGTAAGAGAATATGTTGATTCAATAGCTGATAATTACAGCTCATCTTTAGGATACACAATACCTGTTTCAGGTGGTAGCAGTGGAAATAATCATAGCTGGAGTGTTGATAGAGTAGCAGAAACTTCTGCATTAATTGAAAATATAAAAAATGGACAAAATATAACAAAAAATCCTGCTTTCGTTCAGAATTCATATGCAAGCTATTATAAGACTTTAGGAAATACATTTGTTGAAGTTGATATGGGAAGACAATATTTATGGTTCTATAAAAATGGATATGTAGTTGCTGAAGGAGATATAGTAACAGGTAATATGAGTCTTGAAGGTTGCCCAACTCCAACAGGAGTATATACATTAAACTCACGTCAGAAAGATACAGTTTTAATAGGGCCTGATTATCAATCACCAGTATCATTCTGGATGCCTTTCATTGGTAATAGCATTGGACTTCATGATGCAAGTTGGAGATGGAATTTTGGTGGAGATATATACAAGAATAATGGTTCACATGGTTGCATAAACCTTCCATATTCCCTTGCACAGACTATTTACAATAATATAAGCGTAGGAACGCCTGTAATTTGTTTTTATTAA
- a CDS encoding carbon starvation CstA family protein: MNGLLMIGLAMIVLGGAYIIYGRWLANTWGIDPKAKTPAYTKEDGEDFIPTPKGVVFSHQFSSIAGAGPVTGPILAAVFGWVPVLLWILIGGIFFGAVHDFGALYASVKNEGKSIGAIIEKYIGKAGRKLFFLFAWIFSLLVIAAFADMVANTFNGFNADGTQNAPNAAAASISMLFIVVAMVFGLFIKYKKPSQGLQFGIGVILLIAMLAAGIACPIFLGKGSWLAIVFVYLFLAAIMPMWLLMQPRDYLSTFLLIGMIVGAVLGIVVANPAMNLPAFSGFEVNGSMLFPTLFVTIACGAVSGFHSLVSSETSSKQVKNEKDMLPIGFGAMLIESLLGVIALVVVGYAAKGGVMPKGTPFSIFAGNVAGFLGLLGIPEHVATCIMTMCVSALALTSLDSVARIGRMSFQEFFMTDTLDNDKEMSGFTKIMTNKYFSTIFTLSVGALLSLGGYNNVWPLFGAANQLLSALVLIALAVFLKTTNRKGFMLWGPMIMMLCVTFTALVQALIKIFKKLFVTGEFAFLTDGLQLLFAILLIVLGFMVAVSCFKKLLGKDIIQDIETNPQV; encoded by the coding sequence ATGAATGGTTTATTAATGATTGGACTAGCTATGATTGTTTTAGGTGGAGCCTATATAATATATGGAAGATGGCTAGCCAATACATGGGGGATTGACCCAAAAGCAAAGACACCAGCATATACAAAAGAAGATGGTGAAGATTTTATACCAACACCTAAAGGGGTAGTGTTTTCACATCAATTTTCATCAATAGCAGGTGCAGGTCCTGTAACTGGACCAATACTTGCAGCAGTATTTGGATGGGTACCGGTATTATTATGGATATTAATTGGAGGGATTTTTTTCGGGGCAGTACATGATTTTGGTGCACTATATGCATCTGTAAAAAATGAAGGAAAATCCATAGGAGCTATTATTGAAAAATATATAGGTAAAGCTGGAAGAAAATTATTCTTCTTGTTTGCATGGATTTTTTCACTTTTAGTTATTGCAGCATTTGCAGATATGGTAGCTAATACATTCAATGGATTTAATGCAGATGGAACACAAAATGCACCAAATGCAGCAGCTGCGTCAATATCAATGTTATTTATAGTTGTGGCAATGGTATTCGGACTCTTTATCAAGTATAAGAAGCCTAGTCAAGGTCTTCAATTTGGAATTGGAGTTATACTTTTAATTGCTATGCTTGCAGCAGGAATTGCATGTCCTATATTTTTAGGTAAAGGTTCATGGCTTGCAATAGTTTTTGTATATCTTTTCTTAGCAGCAATTATGCCAATGTGGCTTTTAATGCAGCCAAGAGATTATTTAAGTACATTCTTATTAATAGGTATGATTGTTGGAGCCGTACTTGGAATTGTAGTTGCAAATCCAGCAATGAATCTTCCTGCCTTTTCAGGATTTGAAGTAAATGGAAGTATGTTATTTCCAACGTTATTTGTAACCATAGCATGTGGTGCTGTTTCAGGATTTCATAGTTTAGTTTCATCAGAAACATCTTCAAAACAGGTTAAGAATGAAAAAGATATGCTTCCAATAGGTTTTGGGGCTATGCTTATAGAATCACTATTAGGAGTAATCGCATTAGTTGTTGTTGGTTATGCAGCAAAAGGTGGGGTTATGCCTAAGGGAACTCCGTTTTCGATTTTTGCAGGAAATGTAGCAGGGTTTTTAGGGTTACTTGGAATACCAGAACATGTTGCAACTTGCATAATGACAATGTGCGTTTCAGCATTAGCACTAACATCATTAGATTCAGTTGCAAGAATAGGACGTATGTCTTTTCAAGAATTTTTTATGACTGATACATTAGATAATGATAAAGAAATGTCTGGATTTACAAAGATTATGACTAATAAATACTTTTCAACTATATTCACTCTTTCAGTTGGAGCATTATTATCACTAGGTGGTTATAACAATGTTTGGCCTTTATTTGGAGCTGCAAATCAGTTGTTATCAGCATTAGTCCTTATTGCACTTGCGGTTTTCTTAAAAACAACAAACAGAAAAGGATTTATGCTTTGGGGACCGATGATAATGATGTTATGTGTAACATTTACAGCATTAGTTCAAGCATTGATAAAAATATTTAAAAAATTATTTGTAACTGGTGAATTTGCATTTCTTACTGATGGGTTGCAATTACTATTTGCAATATTGCTAATAGTTCTCGGGTTTATGGTTGCTGTGTCATGTTTCAAAAAACTATTGGGAAAAGATATTATTCAAGATATTGAAACTAATCCACAGGTATAA
- a CDS encoding DUF6304 family protein: MVSLKYPAIYTDSIGCEKCTVYLCDKNFQLKVRGFDFYSDQYDFDFYCEDINETKKHFYLKDNELIDYVLDIRIKVPIIYNNTEYIEKAILRIERQKNYYNNRLIIDKKNTAECIATGVNFKNIIYNLKSILPNEYEIKTDTRQLLAI; this comes from the coding sequence ATGGTCAGCTTAAAATATCCAGCAATATATACTGATAGTATTGGATGTGAGAAATGTACTGTTTATTTATGTGATAAAAATTTTCAGTTGAAAGTTAGAGGATTTGATTTTTATAGTGATCAGTATGATTTTGATTTTTATTGTGAAGATATAAATGAAACAAAAAAGCATTTCTATTTAAAAGATAATGAACTTATAGACTATGTTTTAGATATAAGAATAAAAGTACCCATAATTTATAACAATACTGAATATATAGAAAAAGCTATATTGCGAATTGAGAGACAGAAAAATTATTATAATAACAGACTTATAATTGATAAAAAAAATACAGCAGAATGTATAGCAACGGGGGTTAATTTTAAAAATATAATATATAATCTAAAAAGTATTCTTCCTAACGAATATGAAATAAAAACAGATACGAGACAATTATTAGCTATATAA
- a CDS encoding phosphatase PAP2 family protein yields MIGIQEIDINILNYIQENITNPLLDKIMPVITSLGNMALLWITVGVVLFTIKKHRKYGYMVFLALLLCFLIGNLALKPLVARIRPFDAYPLINGLLINAPKDFSFPSGHTMCSFAPSVVLFYFNKKIGVCALVISVLIALSRLYLYVHYPSDVLCGMIIGVINGIIAINVINKFYHKM; encoded by the coding sequence ATGATAGGAATACAAGAAATAGACATAAACATTTTAAATTACATTCAGGAGAATATCACAAATCCATTGCTGGATAAAATTATGCCTGTTATCACTTCTTTAGGGAATATGGCGCTTTTATGGATTACTGTGGGAGTAGTACTATTCACCATAAAAAAACACAGAAAATATGGATATATGGTATTTTTAGCTCTACTATTATGCTTTTTAATAGGAAACCTTGCATTAAAGCCATTAGTAGCAAGAATAAGACCTTTTGATGCATATCCTTTAATTAATGGACTGCTTATAAATGCACCTAAGGATTTTTCATTTCCATCAGGACATACAATGTGCTCATTTGCACCATCTGTAGTTTTGTTTTATTTTAACAAGAAGATCGGAGTTTGTGCATTGGTTATAAGTGTATTAATTGCACTTTCAAGATTATATCTTTATGTACATTATCCATCGGATGTTTTATGTGGAATGATAATTGGTGTAATAAATGGAATTATAGCGATAAATGTAATTAATAAGTTTTACCATAAAATGTAA
- a CDS encoding Lrp/AsnC family transcriptional regulator: protein MDKIDYKIIELLQENARYPLKHLAEEVFLSTPAVSARIEKLEEAGVITGYSAHLDPLKLGYNIKAFINLEMSPKQKVEFYPFIASCPNVLECNCVTGKYSMLIKVAYHTTLELDAFIGELQKFGNTETQIVFSTAVEHRGISLKAEYSDN, encoded by the coding sequence ATGGATAAAATAGATTATAAGATTATAGAGCTTCTTCAGGAAAATGCAAGATATCCATTAAAGCATCTTGCAGAAGAGGTCTTTTTATCAACGCCAGCAGTTTCAGCACGTATAGAAAAGTTAGAGGAAGCAGGAGTTATTACAGGCTATTCTGCGCATTTAGATCCGTTAAAACTAGGTTATAATATAAAGGCTTTTATTAATTTGGAAATGTCTCCGAAACAGAAAGTTGAATTTTATCCATTTATAGCATCATGTCCAAATGTTTTAGAATGTAATTGTGTAACCGGAAAGTATTCTATGCTTATTAAAGTTGCATATCATACAACTCTTGAACTTGATGCATTTATAGGAGAGTTGCAGAAATTTGGAAACACTGAAACACAAATTGTGTTTTCTACTGCTGTTGAACATAGGGGGATAAGCCTTAAGGCTGAGTATAGCGATAATTAA
- a CDS encoding aldehyde dehydrogenase, translating to MGKSELMLDDVMEILNNQKKFFDTNKTKDINFRINSLKNLKKVIKKYENEIIKALNNDLGKHEFESYTTEVGFIYSSIEDFIKNIKKWSRPKKVKTPIFLQPAKSIIINEPYGTVLIIGPFNYPFQLIIEPLIGALAAGNTAVVKPSEMCPNVSMILMKIINEVFDPEYVACVEGAVETSSNLLKSHFDYIFFTGSERIGKIVMENAAKNLIPVTLELGGKSPVIVDKTANIDNAAKRIIWGKTVNNGQTCVAPDYVLVHNDVINEFIKKAKQTIKEFYGEDISNNKDYGRIINENHFNRLKNIIDKEKENIIFGGNYNKKDMFIEPTLIVKNAFTGESMSQEIFGPILPIIGYDNIDEAIKQIKGLSKPLALYLFTEDVKIEKHILNEMSSGGVCINDTITHLANSNLPFGGVGSSGMGSYHGEESYSTFSHKRSILKKSSKISFTMLFPPYNKSNLKLVKKFLR from the coding sequence ATGGGAAAAAGTGAATTAATGCTTGATGATGTTATGGAGATTTTAAATAACCAAAAGAAGTTTTTTGATACGAATAAAACTAAAGATATAAATTTTAGAATAAATTCATTGAAAAATCTTAAAAAAGTAATAAAAAAATATGAAAATGAGATTATTAAAGCATTAAATAATGATCTTGGGAAACATGAATTTGAGTCTTATACAACGGAAGTTGGATTTATTTACAGCAGTATAGAGGACTTTATAAAAAATATAAAAAAATGGTCGAGACCTAAGAAAGTAAAGACTCCAATATTTTTACAACCAGCTAAGAGTATTATAATAAATGAACCTTATGGAACAGTTTTAATAATAGGACCTTTTAATTATCCATTTCAGCTTATAATTGAACCGCTTATAGGAGCACTGGCAGCTGGAAATACTGCAGTAGTTAAACCTTCAGAAATGTGTCCTAATGTATCTATGATACTTATGAAAATTATAAATGAAGTGTTTGACCCAGAATATGTTGCTTGTGTTGAAGGGGCTGTAGAAACATCATCAAATCTTCTTAAGAGCCACTTTGATTATATATTTTTTACTGGAAGTGAGAGGATTGGAAAAATTGTTATGGAGAATGCAGCCAAAAATCTTATTCCAGTAACATTAGAACTTGGCGGGAAAAGTCCGGTAATAGTAGATAAGACAGCAAATATAGATAATGCGGCTAAAAGGATTATTTGGGGTAAAACTGTTAATAATGGTCAGACATGCGTAGCTCCAGATTATGTACTTGTTCATAATGATGTAATAAATGAATTTATAAAAAAAGCAAAACAAACAATAAAGGAGTTTTATGGAGAGGATATTTCAAACAATAAAGATTATGGAAGAATAATAAATGAAAATCATTTTAATAGACTAAAAAATATAATAGACAAAGAAAAGGAAAATATAATTTTTGGAGGGAATTATAATAAAAAAGATATGTTTATAGAACCAACATTAATTGTTAAAAATGCTTTTACTGGAGAAAGTATGTCCCAGGAAATATTTGGACCTATATTACCCATTATTGGTTATGATAATATTGATGAAGCCATAAAACAAATTAAAGGTTTATCTAAACCACTTGCTTTATATTTATTTACAGAAGATGTTAAGATAGAAAAACATATTTTAAATGAAATGTCTTCAGGTGGTGTATGTATCAATGATACTATAACACATCTTGCAAATTCTAATCTTCCATTTGGAGGTGTTGGAAGTTCTGGAATGGGATCATACCATGGAGAAGAAAGCTACAGTACATTTTCCCATAAAAGAAGTATATTGAAGAAAAGTAGTAAAATTAGTTTTACTATGCTTTTTCCACCATATAATAAAAGTAATTTAAAATTAGTAAAAAAATTCTTAAGGTAA
- a CDS encoding secondary thiamine-phosphate synthase enzyme YjbQ, protein MTNFFEHSLIINKKQTLIDITSYINDDISLSKIQDGIVIVYCPHTTAGITINENADPDVVDDLIYGYEKAYPSIDSNYKHFEGNSHAHLKSSCIGASQTLILNKGKLVLGMWQDIYFCEFDGPRNRTFYVKIIEG, encoded by the coding sequence ATGACTAATTTCTTTGAACATTCATTGATAATTAATAAAAAGCAAACACTTATTGATATAACATCGTATATAAATGATGATATTTCATTAAGCAAAATACAAGATGGAATAGTAATTGTATATTGTCCCCACACCACTGCTGGAATTACAATTAATGAAAATGCAGATCCAGATGTAGTAGACGATCTTATTTATGGATATGAAAAAGCTTATCCTTCAATAGATTCTAATTATAAACATTTTGAAGGTAATTCTCATGCTCATTTAAAATCTTCATGTATAGGTGCATCTCAGACATTGATTCTTAATAAAGGTAAACTTGTTTTAGGAATGTGGCAAGATATTTACTTCTGTGAATTTGATGGTCCTAGAAACAGAACTTTTTATGTGAAAATAATTGAAGGTTAA
- a CDS encoding heavy-metal-associated domain-containing protein, with amino-acid sequence MERTHYMVDGLANENMKTQVKNALEKIDGVNNVCVDLARGSVEVIYNSPATLLEIKQCIENTGHPVH; translated from the coding sequence ATGGAAAGAACACATTATATGGTAGATGGACTCGCTAATGAAAATATGAAGACACAGGTTAAAAATGCATTAGAAAAAATAGATGGAGTAAATAATGTATGTGTCGACTTGGCTAGAGGAAGTGTTGAAGTTATTTATAATAGCCCTGCAACTCTATTAGAAATAAAACAATGTATTGAAAATACAGGTCATCCTGTTCATTAA